Proteins found in one Columba livia isolate bColLiv1 breed racing homer chromosome 11, bColLiv1.pat.W.v2, whole genome shotgun sequence genomic segment:
- the TRPM1 gene encoding transient receptor potential cation channel subfamily M member 1 isoform X6 codes for MGQKAWIEKTFSKRECIYVIANNKDISRCCCGQLINQHIPPPPSITANKNGEETKQVETQPEKWSISKHTQTYPTDAYGNLEFQGGGHSNKAMYIRVSYDTKPDSLLHLMVKDWQLELPKLLISVHGGLQNFEMQPKLKQVFGKGLIKAAMTTGAWIFTGGVSTGVIRHVGDALKDHSSKSRGRICAIGIAPWGIVENKEDLIGKDVTRIYQTMSNPLSKLSVLNSSHTHFILADNGTLGKYGAEVKLRRQLEKHISLQKINTRLGQGVPVVGLIVEGGPNVISIVLECLREEPPLPVVICDGSGRASDILSFAHKYSEEGG; via the exons GGTCAAAAGGCTTGGATAGAGAAGACCTTTTCAAAAAGAGAATGCATCTATGTAATTGCCAACAACAAAGACATTAGCAG GTGCTGCTGTGGCCAGCTCATTAACCAACATATTCCACCTCCTCCAAGTATAACAGCTaataaaaatggagaagaaacaaaacaagtggAAACTCAGCCGGAGAAATGGTCCATCAGTAAACACACCCAAACATACCCAACTGATGCCTATGGAAACCTTGAATTCCAGGGAGGAGGACATTCAAATAAGGCCATG TATATCCGTGTGTCATATGACACTAAACCAGATTCTCTGCTGCATCTCATGGTGAAAGACTGGCAGCTGGAACTGCCCAAACTTTTAATCTCTGTCCATGGAGGCCTCCAGAACTTTGAAATGCAACCCAAGTTAAAGCAAGTATTTGGAAAAGGTCTGATAAAGGCTGCCATGACCACAGGAGCTTGGATTTTCACTGGAGGTGTTAGTACAG GTGTCATTCGTCATGTGGGAGATGCCTTGAAAGATCATTCTTCCAAATCCAGAGGACGAATATGTGCCATAGGAATTGCACCTTGGGGCATTGTAGAAAACAAGGAAGATCTGATAGGAAAAGAT GTAACGCGGATTTACCAAACAATGTCAAACCCTCTAAGCAAGCTCTCTGTGCTCAACAGTTCGCACACCCACTTCATCCTGGCCGATAATGGCACGCTAGGTAAATATGGAGCTGAAGTAAAGTTACGACGTCAGTTGGAAAAACACATTTCCCTCCAGAAAATTAACACAC GGCTGGGACAAGGTGTTCCCGTAGTTGGGCTCATAGTGGAAGGGGGTCCCAACGTGATCTCCATTGTCTTAGAGTGTCTACGAGAAGAACCCCCTCTCCCTGTTGTGATTTGTGATGGTAGCGGTCGAGCATCAGATATTCTGTCATTTGCACACAAGTATTCAGAAGAAGGAGGGTAA